The genomic region CAAGAGCTTGTGgtcttgagacttctcccagttgtttacagaagagctcatcagctgcttcttcttggctgggtggtctataacagactcccatcacaatatctaccttcttttgggctcctctgattctagcccacaggcactcaatcctgtcatcaccataaCTGAGctcgagggtatcaaagcactctctaacacaGAGGGcgaccccacctcctctcctacccttactgtcctgcctgaagagtttataacccaccatagctgcactctcGTTATACACACTAAGaatatttctgggtttttaaGAAAGAATGTGAATAAAGCTAATTACTTACATGTACATGTATTTATCCAGCTTTGCTGCAAAATGGCGTGGCATTTCTCCACACCCATAATAATTTCGGTCATTTTCAGGTAAGTGATCCACATCATGAAATATTATGCAGTCCCAGACAGCATCCTTCATAGCCTCTTTGAAGCCAACATTAAACAGCATTGCACGATTAAAAGGTTGTGTACCTGtcttcaaagagaaaacaaaggagaCACTGTGAGAATCAAGAAGAGACAAAATATCAATACTAAGAGAAATACACCCTCTATCACAAAAAATTGACAGAGATGCCTGTTATCCCTTTAGATAAGTAAAGTGATAGTTCTGATTAGCATCAACTACATCAACTGTATTTCGTGATTTAAAAAATCTAGATGTTCTTCCCTCTTAAGCAAAACATAATAGCACTAGCAACTTACAGAACTAGTAACTCCAAAGTATCAAAATATGGGAGGTTTGGATTAATACATCATGACATTATGAGTTAAAGAAATACTGACATgaactaaaaaagaaatattacattttgtaaaaacagtggaaaaggacaggacgggacaggacaaggcaGATTAGGTTATGTCATTTGCAAGGGACGTAGAATGATCATTCAGTCGAACTGCCTGACCAATTCAAGGCTGATCAAAAGCTAAAGCAAGTTATTAAGGGTGGTGTCCAAATGTCTCACTGTCAGGCTCAGGGCATCAACCACCTCTTTATGAAGTCTTTTCCAATGTCTGACCACCTCTCCATAAAGAATATACCAGATACCAGGGAGAATAGATCAAAACCTCCCTCTCCACTTTctctcctcaggaagctgtagaaagcaatgaggtcacctCTCAGCTTCTTTGTCTCCAGACCACACAAGCCCAGAGTCCCCAGTCACTCCTCACAGGATATCGTCTTCCACCTCTTTCACTAGCTTCAATGCCCTCTTTTGGATGCATGCAAGGACCTTCACATCCTTTTTAAACTGGGGGCTCAGAACTGCACACAGCATCCAAGGTGAGGCcacaccagtgctgaatacagCAGGATAATCACCTCTTTTGGTTGTCTGTTTATGCTGTGTTTGATGTACTCCTAGACTTGGTTTGCCCATTTGGCTGTCAGGGCACTGCCGACTAATATCGAACTTGAGCTTGAGCCTGCTGCTGACTTtttctgctctccagccactcctctcccaaTTTACACTTGCTCCTGGCTTTACTTCATCCTAGGTGCAGAAACCAGCATTTCaacttgttaaatttcatcccATTAGTCACAGCCCAATGTTCCAGTCTCTCCAGATCACTCTGCAAGACATCCTGTCCCTTGAGAGGTTCAACACCACCTCTCAGTTTACTATCATCAGTTTATGGTACAGAgatcaatggcatgaggtttaacaaggccaaatgccaggtcctgcacttggggcacaacaacgctatgcagtgctacagactaggagaagcctggctagaaatttgcctggaggagagggacctgggggagttggttgacagccgactgaatatgagccagcagtgtgcccaggtggccaagaaggccaatggcatcttggcttgtatcagaaacagcgtgaccagcaggtccagggaggttatcctccctctatactcggcactggtgagaccactcctcgaatactgtgttcagttctgggcccctcaccacaagaaggatgttgaggctctggaacgagtccagagaagagcaacgaagctggtgaaggggctggagaacaggccttatgaggagcggctgagagagctggggttgtttagcctggagaagaggaggctgaggggagacctcattgctctctacaactaccagaaaggaggttgtggagaggagggtgctgggctcttctcccaagtggcaggggacaggacaagaggcaatggccttaagctccgccaggggaggttcaggcttgacattaggaaaatacatttcacagaaagggtcgttgggcactggaacatgctgcccagggaggtggttgagtcaccttccctggaggtgtttaaggcatgggtggatgaggtgctgaggggcacggtttagtgactgataggaatggttggactcgatgatccagtgggtcctttccaacctagtgattctatgattctatgatttaactcTTACATCCAGTTAGTTGATATTCAACACAACTAGGCCTAGAACTGAGCCTTAAGAAACACTGCTGGGGACTGGGTGCCAGTCAGAGGCAGACCTATTTTTTTATCCTTGAAAAGACAATAGATTCAAAGAGGCCATGTGATCACCTATAAATATCAGCCCATATTTGAAGAAAAGCAACACGTTTCTGGCTACTGCTTAAACTGTGGAATGGAGATGAacttctcttttccattcaAAGGATAAGAATAGTAGTGGAGtaacaatttttaaattctGCATTCATCTAAATCTTGATAAGAATATTAAATCCCCTTTAGTAAGGAATCTTCAAGAGTCACTTTTCAAGTAAATATTGTTACCTGTTCAACAACATAGAAGGCAAATTCCAGCCGCTGCTTTTGCAACATAGGTATcagatgtctgaaaaaaattggAAGATGCTCATGGCGATTCCGAAAAGGTATAAGGATCGCCAccttcaaaaaaacaaaaatgtataaATTAAGCTATTATATTAGAACTTCTAATTAGAATCTAACTagaacttttaattaaaatcctAATGTTTCAATACAGATCAATTTTTCCACAGCTTACAAAGGCTTTTcaagttttatatttaaattggCTCGGTGTTTTACACTTTCATTACTGCCAGGGAAGCATGCTGGACTTCTGCTTAAGcaattcaaaaaagaaaaaaattttgacTAAAATATAAATAGTATTTCCCTTTTATGTTCATTTACCTCTAATTACACCTAAGATACATATACATAGGGTAAGTTTGCATCCATATGATAAAATGTTTAGTTAACAACAGTTAATGAACGTTTACAAGTTCTTGACCATCCATTTCAAGTTTTTCTTCAAGCTCTAGTCTCTTCTTGAGCACAGATAGCATAATACGCTTACTATAACATATGACATATTATGTAAGATATATAGCAGTAAAAGACTGAATGCTTGCAATGGTAAACTATTGTTATATACcagcacaaagaaataaaaagaaaaaaagcagtatcTCACCTTCCACCGTGGCTTACAGTCCTTTGGTTTCCAGTGTCCTCCTGATTTAATGTCTAAATCTTCTGAAAACAGTTGTTGAATTTCATCAAAACTAATTTCACTCATATTGACATCGATAAGGCCTCCTaaatagaggaaagaaaatttattaatTTCAATTAAGATAACAGATTTAACACTACAAGTTGTATCATAGACAAACAGCATCAGAAATGTGTAGCTACACTACCTACACAGTGGATTTTGtttatatacaaaaaaaaggaggaatagTAAAACACTATTTATATGACACGATGAAATTCCCTCCAGCTTTAAAAAAGTAACTATTGTAAACCCTGAAACACTGGTAGTATCAAAAGTTCACAGGAGatggaagaataaaaatcagCACTATTTCTCTGACATTCTTGTGGGCAGGAGAAGGCATTTCAGTAAATATCTGGGCTTAGCATTCGCTGCTTCCATTACTGTCTTGCACGCTGAAATAAACCATACatcctggaaaaaagaaagctgaggcagcagaaagcattttgaagaacagaatcagaaaacaaagtaatttcaACAAATCAGATACATACTGAAATTAgggtgaaattaattttaaaaaaatggactgACACTGAAGGAGAAATGAAGTCTACACACACAAACCAGGAAATATGTAGCTAAGCTGCAGCACACAGAAAGATAATTTGATGGTTTATAATGGATTGCCTATTAATATGGCATAATAAACTGTAATGCAATTGAACAAATATGGTAAAATTCCTTCTGGAATACATTAACTGAtgttaaatgaaaacagagaagttAATTACTAACTTGTTTTGTAGCCAGGGTTTTAGACAGTTATGATGTTTCAAAAGGGAATCAAATTAGAGAAAGTCTACAGTACAAAAATCAAGAATGACAAGAGCTTTAGAAAATTAAGTAGTCTAGAAGGCTGAAGGCACTGCTTTATCTATAGAGACTGACAAAAACATGTCATTTCCAAGAAAGACTAATTTGGTATACAGAAGGAGAAGGTAACCAAGATTTTCTCAATCATCAAAAAAGGCAAGGAGAAATCTGACTAACTTACAGGaggggtgaaaaaaaaggaaaaaagtaaatgcaGGTTGAGTATTAGGAAAAGCTTACTATAGGGCTAATGGAATACAAGAATGCATTACTTCTGGAGACAGTAGCTTCTCCCACTTACGgtttctgtggggttttttgtaaaTATAAATGGTTTGTAAATACAAGTGTATATATAATGGTTTAGGTATACTCAGTTCCAGTGCACTGAGGTGATCAAACTGGAATACCTGGATACTTCTTACAGCTCATTAAGAGCCAGCTCTTAGACAAACCATGAAATGACTTGGCCAGACTGCCTAAAAATTCTTAACATAAgagttttatttcatgttacagaaaaaaaaaatctgctttccaTTTACTTTTAAAGTCAGCATATGCTGATTaaacacactttttttcctatcttgAAGCAGAAGTGTCTTGTTTATGAATTAGCACAGCAGTGCTCAACTAGCAGGTTATAACCTGAAAACTGAGTCACACACAAAAGACACCAGCTGGACCTATTTTAAGAGCATATGTACTTGGCACAAAACATGACTTTACAACACTCCTTCCACAATACAAATCTGACAACTTGCTACTTGCCTTAGAACAGTTTTCTACATAATTAAAGTTCATAAGCAACAGCATTGATTTATACTTTTGGTTCTATGTCAGCATAACAGACAAAGCAGAATTTGGAGGAGTTGAAAAGAAACATAGCTAGCAAGTACTGTTACTGTACTCTTTACTAGACAAATGTCTCTATTCAGATGGAATCTAGAATCAGCCTGATAAAAtccattatttttgtttgaagaaaTTCAGTTTGGCTGCCCCCGATGTTGTTTGGTATGATATGGATCTGAAGAGCTATATTAAATACATAATTACTAGCTCATGCTGAAGGACAGTCCACAGCTTCAGTCAGGTCTTAGCCTAAAAGACAAGGAGTTAGAATTCTGGAAGGCGTCACAAATATCTTCAGAAACTATTTCTGATATTCTCTCTTACAAAtcagtaatttatttattttaaaatcagcaaGTACAATAGAAATGTTGGCATAACAGATACTGCCAGAAACTAATGAACAGCCACTTCTAGTCACATATTTAGACTTTTTATTTACAGAGTTTTTGATATTCTTCTCTACTTGGTACATCCTGACACCAAATGAGACATTTCAACTAATTAACTTTGAAATCTATACAATTTTACTATTAGTTTTTCACTCAAAAATATTAACTCTGTCTACAAAACAATTACTAGAACTGAAGTAATGCCATGGATTACTGACTCAAGTTATGATATCCTCCAAATGCAGAGcacaaaaaaacatttatagTTAATCATCTCTTGCTTCCTACAGGAACTTTGATAATCTCACAATTCctgaaacagacaaaaatgcTGAACACTCAAAAGCAGCTTCTAAGAGGGAGCTCTGTTTCAGCCAAGGGACCACAATTTTATAAAGAGTAAATATAATAACTATCTCTAATAGCAATCAATCAGCGGTGAAGGTCAAGACAAAGCAGTCACCACCAGGAGTGatattcctctctctttttcaacTGGTCATCTACCTAACAGTCCTCAGTCTTTAAGGATTGCTTTCTCTACAAGCCAGAAGAGAGCAAACAATGTCCAGAATTTTGTCCAAGTTTGAACAATGGCAAGTTTACACAAAAGGGGAATTCATATGAAAATTTACAGTTATTAACAAGATTTTTTAATAATACTCCCAAACAAAGCTATGCTTTATCTATAGCAAGAAAAGTCATGCCAACGGCCTTCCAGTCACATTATTACATCAGGTTAATGACACTGATTTGCATCAAGGAACTCTTCCAGTCACTGTTTGTGTATTTGTGTAATACCTGCTTATAAGACCTTTTACATACACTGGGATACTGCTACATAATtcagtagggtttttttaataaaaacccaGCAAACCAAAACAGCAATGGTGCCAATTCAGTTTCTTATTTCTGCATGACACGCCTCTGCAAAtaaactctaaaaaaaaaattagaacttTAGGTTCTAGGCTTAAAGACAAATAAAGTTAGCGTTACCTAATCAAGTTCTGTTTAATAGCTTGGGATCTTAAATGTCTGGGTTTGAAAGCctagttttaaaaattcttgAGGAATCCAACTTTTCACCTGTTATGCAAGTATTACTTCCAGTATTACTTCCTCATTAGACATGGCTGCAATGTTTTCTTACCTCCATCAATTCTCACTTCACTACACTACCATGTACATTTTCTCACATACCGAGGTAATTGTGATTAGTTGATGAAGATTTGATAACCAGTTTCTGCCTCATGAGTCTTTCTAATAGGAATAccatttccaaaaagaaaatttttaactATTCCACAAAATATGCAACTCTGAATGGGTACTTTTTATAAAGTTAGAATATTCCTACATATTAATAAAAACACTGGGTATTTAATCTGTAGAAAGCAAAGtaatttgtaaacaaaatttAAGAACCATTAGTTGATTAATAAAGAGGCCAAAAGGTTCAGTAACACAATAGTTACAGGCAAAACTCTGCCAAGCATTATTGTCCATTCTCAGAcgtaatttatttattatttcctgcTATATATTTGGACACCTTACAattataatttatattaaaataattgtattttggTTTAAGTACAATCCAATTTACTAGGTAAAAATTAAGGTCAGTTTAAAACTTACTCATGTAAggcagcttctctggacaagccTGGTAAGGAGAGTAAGTGAAGTTTTCTGGAAGATACACTGTTGTTTGAGCAACACAGTCGCTAGCATTGTTTCCTTCGGGATAATCTTAAAAAGAGGATAGATTTTTGTAAAAATCACtgcatttttaacataaaataacaaaggTGAGAGCATTAAATTTGGAAGTAACGAATTCCAAGCAGCAtgatttaaataaacattttactGCATTGAAGGAACAACATTAAATTAAGATACCTTTATTACAGCTATAACATATATTTCTGCTAAAATGAGCTGATAAACAGCAACTATTTGGCCTTCGCTCCAGTTACAGACAAGTAAGACTTGGGTCTAGGTTTTCATAATCAAGCAATCTCATTAAGGTTTGATGCCAGCCCCCTGCCCCTCATAaagatcttttaaaaatgaagttatgTAAGAAATACTCTTACCTGTGCCATTCAGTGTAGTATTTTTGTTAGTGTACAATCTGATCATGTGTCCTattgtttttacattttctctcaACATTATACCACGAGCTTGCACCATAAAGAGATACGTGTTTGCTGATAAGACAAAAAAcaatttgaattaaaataagGTATTTCCAAATTATTGTAATATCCATTTACAGAGTTTGATATTTGTTACTCTGTCTGAATCCATGGCTAGCAAGCATTAATCCTTCAAGATGAAGATGCACAAAAAGTGAATCTTAGACtcacagaataaccaagttggaagagacccaccagatcatcgagtccaaccattcctatcaaacactaaaccatgcccctcagcacctcatccacccgtgccttaaacacctccagggaaggcgaatcaaccagctccctgacccacctgttccagtgcccaacgaccctttctgtgaaaaattttttcctaatgtccagcctgaacctcccctggtggagcttaaggccattgcctcttgtcctgtcccctgtcacttgggagaagacgccagctccctcctctccacaacctcctttctggtagttgtagagagcaatgaggtctcccctcagcctcctcttctccaggctaaacaaccccagctctctcagccgctcctcgtaaggcctgttctccagccccttcaccacttcgttgatcttctctggactcactccagagcatcaacacccttcttgtggtgaggagaccagaactgaacacaggattccaggagcggtctcaccagtgccgagtatagagggagaataatctccctggacctgctggtcacgctgtttctgatacaagccaagatgccattggccttcttggccacctgggcacactgctggctcatgttcagtcggctgtcaaccaacacgcccaggtccctctcctccaggcaactttctagacagacttctcccagtatAGAGCACTGCATAgcgttgttgtgccccaagtgcaggacccggcatttggccttgttaaacctcatgccattggactctgcccagcggtccagcctgttcacatccctttgcagagcctccctacctgccagcagattgacacttccacccagcttagtgtcatctgcaaacttgctaagggtgcactcaaggccttcatccaggtcattgataaagacattgaacagggctggacccagcactgagccctggggaaccccatttgtaactggcctccagctggagttaactccatttaccaccactctctgggcccagctgtccaaccagttttccacccaggagagtgtgcgcctgtccaggccagaggctgacagcttttcaagcagaatgctgtgagaaactgtgtcaaaggctttactgaagcccaagaagaccacatccacagcctttccctcatccagtagacgagtcactttatcatagaagacgatcaggttagtttggcaagagtaacagtaacaaaacaaaagaataaaatggaTTCATTACCACAGGTCTATATAAAAACCTAAAATCATAAAATGTCCATACACACTACATGTAActctttaatttctctttaactGACAAAATTGACAATgccaaaaaaaattgaatttaccaataaaaatgttttcatatgtAGACACATCCCTCAAATATGCATCTATATGTACATCAGAAATACTGGGCAAAACATGTCTAGAAAACGTCTCAGTCCCATTAAATAGTCCCCCTTTTACTCAATAGTTAACAAAACTTTCAGTCAAAATGTGTTGCTATTCATTCACCCCCAACAGTTGTTTCATTACAACTCCTACAAATCACTGCCAATCTCaaagtattaatattttataattatatgtgaaatatttattatagGCATCAATGGTGAATAAATCAACATTCTGAGTAATTAAGTGACTCACTAACCATAACAGCATGAAACATTCCTCTGTCTCAGCCTTGCACTCAAAGCCTCAAACCTGATCTCAAGAAAATCCTTTGCCCTAAAGAGAAGAGAGTAAGTAAGCTGGAAAATAAGCTGCATTTATGTGTCACTAAGCAAATGCCTATCCAGGACTCAGAGAGCTCAAAAAATAACataaagggaaggaagaattGCCTTTGCAGAACAGTTTTTACTCTGGGTAG from Phaenicophaeus curvirostris isolate KB17595 chromosome 3, BPBGC_Pcur_1.0, whole genome shotgun sequence harbors:
- the B4GALT6 gene encoding beta-1,4-galactosyltransferase 6, which codes for MPPLRKVLRVSNRSMLAFIFFFSLSSSCLYFIYVAPGIANTYLFMVQARGIMLRENVKTIGHMIRLYTNKNTTLNGTDYPEGNNASDCVAQTTVYLPENFTYSPYQACPEKLPYMRGLIDVNMSEISFDEIQQLFSEDLDIKSGGHWKPKDCKPRWKVAILIPFRNRHEHLPIFFRHLIPMLQKQRLEFAFYVVEQTGTQPFNRAMLFNVGFKEAMKDAVWDCIIFHDVDHLPENDRNYYGCGEMPRHFAAKLDKYMYILPYNEFFGGVSGLTAEQFKKINGFPNAFWGWGGEDDDLWNRVHYAGYNVTRPEGDLGKYKSIPHHHRGEVQFLGRYKLLRYSRERQYIDGLNNLVYTPKILVSRLYKNITVNLIPELAPVRDY